One part of the Macrobrachium rosenbergii isolate ZJJX-2024 chromosome 3, ASM4041242v1, whole genome shotgun sequence genome encodes these proteins:
- the LOC136851528 gene encoding putative mediator of RNA polymerase II transcription subunit 29, translated as MVSSLVMNIRMMLINDNDDDNEDDEDEDSNNGDDNNTDEANEYDKVGNHDNDEVNDIDNNVADANDDNDHTDCYPSEGDSDNGNENDNNGENDITLTPMISENDSEDDECDVNFDSNGDDDTNDDDGNNDNNDDGNTIGDANDNENDDFNDEENKNDET; from the exons ATGGTTAGTAGTTTGGTGATGAACATAAGAATGATGCTGAtaaatgacaatgatgatgataatgaagatgatgaagatgaagacagcAACAATGGTGATGATAACAACACTGATGAAGCTAATGAATATGACAAA GTTGGTAACCATGACAATGATGAAgtaaatgatattgataataatgtcGCTGATgccaatgatgataatgatcacaCTGACTGTTATCCTAGTGAGGGTGACAGTGACAAtggtaatgaaaatgacaataacGGTGAAAATGACATAACGCTAACACCAatgataagtgaaaatgacaGCGAAGATGATGAATGTGATGTTAATTTTGACAGCAATGGTGATGATGacactaatgatgatgatggcaataatgacaataatgacgATGGTAATACCATCGGTGATGCTAATGACAATGAGAATGATGATTTCAATGATGAGGAAAATAAGAATGACgaaacatga